One genomic window of Salvia miltiorrhiza cultivar Shanhuang (shh) chromosome 4, IMPLAD_Smil_shh, whole genome shotgun sequence includes the following:
- the LOC131023906 gene encoding uncharacterized protein LOC131023906, with the protein MTTRIAPGVGANLLGQHSAERNQDATVYVGNLESKASEELLWELFVQAGPVVNVYVPKDRVTNAHQGYGFVEFRSEEDADYAIKVLNMIKLFGKPIRVNKASQDKKSVDVGANLFIGNLDPDVDEKLLYDTFSAFGVIVANPKIMRDPETGNSRGFGFISYDSFEASDAAIETMNGQYLCNRQITVSYAYKKDTKGERHGTPAERVLAASNPTTQRSRPHTMFASGPPTIPQQNGGIGAPVVPRPFSNGPVPPAPIPALSAPPPQNMYQPMQMQVPSWQGQPPQPGHAGIPPPMQQFRSMPPPPPQMAPAPMRPPPPPTGMVAPPGWRPPPPPQHLVGGAHSMQHMSMPPPQHMNMPPQ; encoded by the exons ATGACGACCAGAATAGCGCCGGGCGTCGGTGCAAATCTTCTCGGCCAGCACTCAGCCGAGCGCAACCAAGATGCCACCGTCTACGTCGGCAATCTCGAATCCAAA GCAAGTGAAGAGTTATTATGGGAGCTGTTTGTGCAAGCGGGTCCAGTTG TTAATGTGTATGTGCCCAAGGACAGAGTTACAAACGCTCATCAAGGCTACGGGTTTGTGGAGTTTAGAAGCGAAGAAGATGCCGATTAT GCAATCAAAGTTCTAAATatgattaaattgtttgggAAACCTATTCGAGTAAATAAG GCTTCACAAGATAAGAAAAGTGTCGACGTCGGAGCTAACCTTTTTATTGGTAACCTTGATCct GATGTTGATGAAAAGCTTCTTTACGACACTTTCAGTGCTTTTGGTGTTATTGTTGCTAATCCGAAG ATAATGAGAGATCCGGAAACTGGAAATTCTCGCGGTTTTGGTTTTATTAGCTATGATTCTTTTGAGGCGTCTGATGCCGCTATTGAG ACGATGAATGGCCAGTATCTCTGCAATCGTCAGATAACAGTGTCTTATGCGTACAAGAAAGATACTAAAGGAGAGCGCCACGGCACCCCTGCAG AAAGAGTTCTTGCTGCAAGTAATCCTACTACCCAAAGAAGTAGGCCCCACACCATGTTTGCGAGTGGACCTCCAACTATCCCTCAGCAAAACGGTGGTATCGGTGCCCCGGTCGTACCAAGGCCCTTCTCAAATGGCCCTGTTCCTCCAGCTCCAATCCCAGCACTCAGTGCGCCACCTCCACAGAACATGTATCAACCTATGCAGATGCAAGTGCCATCATGGCAGGGTCAGCCACCGCAACCTGGTCATGCTGGTATTCCTCCACCGATGCAGCAGTTCAGAAGCATGCCGCCTCCACCTCCACAAATGGCTCCAGCTCCTATGAGacctccaccgcctccaacTGGAATGGTTGCTCCACCTGGCTGGCGACCGCCGCCACCACCTCAGCATCTCGTGGGTGGAGCCCATTCCATGCAGCATATGTCCATGCCCCCACCTCAACATATGAATATGCCGCCACAGTAA
- the LOC131023908 gene encoding phragmoplastin interacting protein 1, which yields MVLSNKKLKEKLRSAKAVIVTVSGAQNNFTDKTNEKSQAFASKASDSLRAIQNLEAQMSRSKREKPKRVKQKRKALTENKDIIKNGEISGDVEVKLQNGLNSDTMQEKKKMKKRKNDESEASENVKKKRKKKRDESETLENVKKKGDESEASENVKKKKSNKKKKRPRQWWMIKKRNNDNKKTEEAENGAVNEGNQNESRSTAEQLVANADVSIASRKNIETSQKVYVGGIPYYSNEDDIRSYFEGCGTITCIDCMTFPDTGKFRGIAIITFKTEAAAKRALALDGSDMGGFFLKIQPFKPARENKLPNFAPSVAEGYNRIYVGNLSWDITEDDLKNTLAGCTIKSIRFGEDKETGEFKGYAHVDFADSQSLKTALKLDQTVVCGRPIRISCAVLKKATASESKPMLKDNQVDPGKEVTAATLKAPPKEYQVKVVAAEDYQAGSYNVSVAVENQVTSSVTNAVSSKIRRRTCYECGERGHLSSSCPKKQAADPTNPGTT from the exons ATGGTATTATCAAACAAGAAGCTGAAGGAGAAGCTACGATCTGCTAAAGCTGTAATAGTCACAGTCTCGGGAGCTCAGAATAACTTCACCGACAAAACTAATGAGAAATCCCAGGCCTTTGCTTCTAAAGCATCGGATTCCTTGAGGGCTATCCAGAATCTAGAGGCACAAATGTCCAGATCTAAAAGAGAAAAACCTAAAAGAGTAAAACAAAAGCGAAAGGCGTTGACTGAGAATAAAGACATTATTAAAAATGGAGAAATAAGCGGTGATGTGGAAGTAAAGCTACAAAATGGGCTGAACTCAGATACTAtgcaggagaagaagaagatgaagaaaaggaAGAATGATGAAAGTGAGGCATCAGAGAAcgtgaaaaagaaaaggaagaagaagagagatgaAAGTGAGACATTAGAGAATGTGAAGAAGAAGGGAGATGAAAGTGAGGCATCAGAGaatgtgaagaagaagaaaagcaacaagaaaaagaaaaggccACGACAGTGGTGGATGATAAAGAAGAGAAACAATGACAATAAAAAAACCGAGGAGGCAGAAAATGGGGCTGTCAACGAAGGAAACCAGAATGAGAGTAGATCTACTGCAGAACAACTTGTGGCAAATGCTGATGTGAGTATTGCTAGTAG GAAAAATATAGAGACTTCTCAAAAAGTGTATGTTGGAGGCATTCCATACTACTCCAATGAGGATGATATTAGAAGTTACTTTGAAGGTTGTGGAACCATTACTTGCATTGATTGTATGACATTTCCAGACACTGGGAAGTTCAGAGGAATAGCAATTATCACTTTCAAG ACTGAAGCGGCAGCTAAAAGGGCATTGGCACTTGATGGTTCCGACAT GGGTGGTTTTTTCCTTAAGATCCAGCCTTTCAAGCCAGCTAGAGAAAATAAGTTACCCAATTTTGCACCATCAGTTGCGGAGGGCTACAATAGGATATATGTTGGTAATTTGTCGTGGGATATAACTGAGGATGATTTGAAGAATACTCTTGCTGGCTGCACAATCAAATCTATTCGGTTTGGTGAAGACAAAGAGACGGGGGAGTTCAAGGGATATGCCCATGTGGATTTCGCTGATAGCCAATCTCTGAAAACAGCTTTGAAATTGGATCAAACAGTAGTCTGTGGGAGGCCTATTAGAATAAGCTGTGCTGTGCTCAAGAAAGCTACTGCTTCTGAGTCGAAACCAATGCTAAAAGATAATCAAGTCGACCCTGGCAAGGAGGTAACTGCTGCCACTTTGAAGGCGCCACCAAAAGAGTATCAAGTCAAGGTGGTAGCTGCTGAAGACTATCAAGCCGGCAGTTATAATGTTAGTGTAGCAGTCGAAAATCAAGTTACTAGCAGCGTGACAAATGCTGTTAGTTCAAAGATACGGAGGCGTACATGTTATGAATGTGGAGAACGAGGCCATCTTTCATCATCTTGCCCGAAGAAACAAGCTGCTGATCCTACAAATCCAGGTACAACATAG